The DNA region TGGCCGAACTCCGCGACGAGCGCTTCGAGCAGATGCGTTCCGAGGCCCTCGAGGTACTGGACACCGATTCCCGGATCCCCTACGTGCGCCGCCGCGGTAAATTCCTCTACAACTTCTGGCGTGACGCGGCCAATCCACGGGGCCTGTGGCGTCGCACCACCTTGGCGCAGTACCGCACCGATACCCCCGACTGGGAGGTGCTCATCGACGTCGACAAGCTCGCCGAGGTCGACGATGCCAACTGGGTGTGGGCCGGGGCCGATGTCATCGAACCCGATTACAGCCGCGCGTTGGTCAGCCTTTCCCGGGGCGGGTCGGATGCGGCCATTGTCCGTGAATTTGACATGGCGACACTGGAATTCGTGTCCGACGGGTTCGAGGTGCCCGAGGCGAAGACACAGATCACCTGGGCTGACGCCGATGCCGTACTGATCGGCACCGACTTCGGGCCGGACTCCCTGACCGACTCCGGCTACCCCCGCATGGTGAAGCGGTGGCGGCGCGGACAGCCGCTGGCCGAGGCGCAGACGGTGTTCACCGCATCGAAACAGGACGTCATCGCGGCGGCCGCGGTGGACCGGACACCGGGTTTCGAGCGCACCTTCATCCGCCGCGCCGTCGACTTCTTCAACGACGAGGTCTACGAGTTGCGCGGGGAGGAGTTGATCCGCATCGACGCGCCCACCGACGCATCGGTGTCGGCCCACCGGAACTGGCTGCTGATCGAACTGCGCTCGCCCTGGTTCGCCGGCACCGTCGAGTACCCCGCCGGATCGTTGCTGGCCGCCGACTACGACGAATTCCTATCCGGCACAGCGTCGTTGACCGCGGTTTTCGAGCCGGATGCACACACCGCGCTGCATCACTACGCCTGGACGCGGGACCGGCTGGTGATGGTGACGTTGGCCGATGTGGCCAGCCGCGTGGAGGTGCTCACTCCCGGCAGCTGGGAGCGGGCCGCCGTGCCGGGCATCCCCGAGAACACCAACACCGTGATCGTGACCACCGACGAACTCTCCGATGAGGTGTTCCTGGACTCCAGCGGTTTCACCACCCCCTCCCAGCTGTTGTGGGGGCCGGCGGGCGGCGCACTCGAGGCCGTCAAGTCCGCGCCCGCGTTCTTCGATGCCGAACACCTCGAAGTGGTACAGCATTTCGCCGCCTCGGCGGACGGCACCGCGGTGCCCTACTTCGTCGTGGGCCCGTCCAACGCCGACGGCCCCCGGCCGACGCTGCTGGGCGGCTACGGCGGTTTCGAGGTCGCCAGGACGCCGGGGTACGACGGCGTGCTCGGCCGGCTCTGGCTCGCGCGCGGCGGCACCTACGTGCTGGCCAACATCCGCGGCGGCGGGGAGTACGGCCCCACCTGGCACACCCAAGCGATGCGGGAGAACCGCCACAAGGTGTACGAGGACTTCGCCGCGGTGGCACGGGATCTCGTCACCAAGGGCATCACAGACGTCGAACACCTGGGTGCCCAGGGTGGCAGCAACGGCGGGCTGCTGATGGGCGTCATGCTGACCCGGTACCCGGAATTGTTCGGTGCGCTGGTGTGCCAGGTGCCATTGTTGGACATGAAGCGGTTCCACCTGCTGCTGGCCGGTGCGTCGTGGGTCGCGGAATACGGCAATCCCGACGAG from Mycolicibacterium sp. MU0053 includes:
- a CDS encoding prolyl oligopeptidase family serine peptidase, which encodes MADVTATDPYLWLEDITGDDALDWVRAHNEPTLAELRDERFEQMRSEALEVLDTDSRIPYVRRRGKFLYNFWRDAANPRGLWRRTTLAQYRTDTPDWEVLIDVDKLAEVDDANWVWAGADVIEPDYSRALVSLSRGGSDAAIVREFDMATLEFVSDGFEVPEAKTQITWADADAVLIGTDFGPDSLTDSGYPRMVKRWRRGQPLAEAQTVFTASKQDVIAAAAVDRTPGFERTFIRRAVDFFNDEVYELRGEELIRIDAPTDASVSAHRNWLLIELRSPWFAGTVEYPAGSLLAADYDEFLSGTASLTAVFEPDAHTALHHYAWTRDRLVMVTLADVASRVEVLTPGSWERAAVPGIPENTNTVIVTTDELSDEVFLDSSGFTTPSQLLWGPAGGALEAVKSAPAFFDAEHLEVVQHFAASADGTAVPYFVVGPSNADGPRPTLLGGYGGFEVARTPGYDGVLGRLWLARGGTYVLANIRGGGEYGPTWHTQAMRENRHKVYEDFAAVARDLVTKGITDVEHLGAQGGSNGGLLMGVMLTRYPELFGALVCQVPLLDMKRFHLLLAGASWVAEYGNPDEPSDWEFMAEYSPYQNISPEADYPALLMTTSTRDDRVHPGHARKMTAALEAAGHRVRYYENIEGGHAGAADNAQTAFKSALSYNFLHRMLGSVATE